Proteins encoded within one genomic window of Acomys russatus chromosome 5, mAcoRus1.1, whole genome shotgun sequence:
- the Cstf2t gene encoding cleavage stimulation factor subunit 2 tau variant isoform X1: MSSLAVRDPAMDRSLRSVFVGNIPYEATEEQLKDIFSEVGSVVSFRLVYDRETGKPKGYGFCEYQDQETALSAMRNLNGREFSGRALRVDNAASEKNKEELKSLGPAAPIIDSPYGDPIDPEDAPESITRAVASLPPEQMFELMKQMKLCVQNSHQEARNMLLQNPQLAYALLQAQVVMRIMDPEIALKILHRKVHVTPLIPGKSQPVPGPVPGPVPGGPGPGPAPGLCPGPNVLLNQQNPPAPQPQHLPRRPVKDIPPLMQTSIQGGLPAPGPIPAAVPGPGPGSLTPGGAMQPQVGMPVVGPVPLERGQMQMSDPRPPIPRGPMPSGGIPPRGLLGDAPNDPRGGTLLSVTGEVEPRGYMGPPHQGPPMHHGHDSRGPSSHDMRGGPLAPDPRMLIGEPRGPMIDQRGLPMDGRGGRESRGMEPRPMEPDVLEPRGMERRMEACAVETRGMDARGLEMRGPGPSSRAPMTGGIQGPGPITMGAGGPQGPRQVPNIAGVGNPGGGMQGAGIQGAGMQGGGMQGAGIQGAGMQGAGMQGGGMQGAGMQGAGMQGGGMQGAGMQGAGMQGASKQGGGQPSSFSPGQSQVTPQDQEKAALIMQVLQLTADQIAMLPPEQRQSILILKEQIQKSTGAS; this comes from the coding sequence ATGTCGAGTTTGGCGGTGAGAGACCCAGCCATGGATCGATCACTGCGTTCCGTGTTCGTGGGGAACATTCCGTATGAGGCGACGGAGGAGCAGCTAAAGGACATTTTCTCGGAGGTTGGTTCAGTTGTTAGTTTCCGTCTCGTATACGatagagagaccggaaagcccAAGGGTTATGGCTTCTGCGAGTACCAAGACCAGGAGACTGCGCTTAGTGCCATGCGGAACCTCAATGGGCGAGAATTTAGTGGGAGAGCGCTCCGGGTGGACAATGCTGCCAGTGAAAAGAACAAGGAGGAGTTAAAGAGCTTAGGCCCGGCAGCGCCCATCATTGACTCTCCCTACGGGGACCCTATtgatccagaagatgctccagagtCGATTACCAGAGCCGTCGCCAGCCTGCCCCCGGAGCAGATGTTTGAGCTGATGAAGCAAATGAAGTTGTGTGTTCAAAACAGTCACCAGGAAGCGCGAAACATGCTCCTCCAGAACCCACAGTTGGCGTACGCTCTGCTGCAGGCACAAGTGGTGATGAGAATCATGGATCCGGAGATTGCCCTGAAAATCTTGCATCGCAAGGTACATGTCACGCCACTGATCCCAGGCAAATCTCAGCCTGTCCCTGGGCCTGTTCCTGGCCCTGTTCCTGGTGGGCCTGGCCCCGGCCCTGCCCCTGGGCTCTGCCCCGGGCCTAACGTTTTGCTCAACCAACAGAatcctccagcccctcagcctcaGCATTTGCCCAGAAGACCTGTGAAGGACATTCCTCCTCTGATGCAGACGTCTATCCAGGGGGGACTTCCAGCTCCAGGGCCAATACCAGCTGCAGTTCCTGGACCTGGACCTGGTTCCTTAACTCCGGGAGGAGCAATGCAGCCACAAGTTGGCATGCCAGTGGTTGGTCCAGTGCCCTTAGAGCGAGGACAAATGCAGATGTCAGATCCTAGACCTCCAATACCTCGTGGACCCATGCCTTCTGGTGGCATACCTCCCCGAGGACTACTGGGAGATGCTCCGAATGACCCACGTGGAGGGACTTTGCTCTCTGTGACTGGAGAAGTAGAACCCAGAGGTTATATGGGCCCGCCTCATCAGGGTCCCCCCATGCACCACGGTCATGACAGCCGTGGCCCATCCTCGCATGATATGAGGGGAGGACCATTAGCACCAGATCCCAGAATGCTAATCGGTGAGCCCAGAGGTCCCATGATTGATCAAAGAGGTCTACCTATGgatggcagaggagggagagagtctCGAGGGATGGAGCCTCGGCCCATGGAACCTGACGTCTTGGAGCCACGAGGAATGGAGAGAAGAATGGAAGCCTGTGCGGTGGAAACCAGAGGGATGGATGCAAGAGGACTAGAGATGAGGGGCCCTGGCCCCAGCTCCAGAGCTCCAATGACTGGTGGAATCCAAGGCCCTGGCCCCATTACTATGGGGGCAGGTGGCCCTCAGGGACCTAGACAGGTTCCAAACATTGCAGGAGTGGGGAATCCTGGAGGTGGCATGCAGGGGGCAGGTATACAAGGGGCAGGTATGCAAGGTGGAGGGATGCAGGGGGCAGGTATACAAGGAGCAGGGATGCAAGGAGCAGGGATGCAGGGGGGAGGTATGCAAGGAGCAGGGATGCAGGGGGCAGGGATGCAAGGAGGAGGGATGCAGGGGGCAGGGATGCAGGGAGCTGGCATGCAAGGAGCAAGTAAgcaaggtggaggccagcctagcAGTTTTAGTCCTGGGCAGAGCCAGGTAACTCCACAGGATCAAGAAAAAGCAGCTTTGATCATGCAGGTTCTTCAGCTGACTGCAGACCAGATTGCCATGCTGCCTCCTGAGCAAAGGCAGAGCATCCTGATCTTAAAGGAACAGATACAGAAATCCACTGGTGCTTCTTGA
- the Cstf2t gene encoding cleavage stimulation factor subunit 2 tau variant isoform X2: MSSLAVRDPAMDRSLRSVFVGNIPYEATEEQLKDIFSEVGSVVSFRLVYDRETGKPKGYGFCEYQDQETALSAMRNLNGREFSGRALRVDNAASEKNKEELKSLGPAAPIIDSPYGDPIDPEDAPESITRAVASLPPEQMFELMKQMKLCVQNSHQEARNMLLQNPQLAYALLQAQVVMRIMDPEIALKILHRKVHVTPLIPGKSQPVPGPVPGPVPGGPGPGPAPGLCPGPNVLLNQQNPPAPQPQHLPRRPVKDIPPLMQTSIQGGLPAPGPIPAAVPGPGPGSLTPGGAMQPQVGMPVVGPVPLERGQMQMSDPRPPIPRGPMPSGGIPPRGLLGDAPNDPRGGTLLSVTGEVEPRGYMGPPHQGPPMHHGHDSRGPSSHDMRGGPLAPDPRMLIGEPRGPMIDQRGLPMDGRGGRESRGMEPRPMEPDVLEPRGMERRMEACAVETRGMDARGLEMRGPGPSSRAPMTGGIQGPGPITMGAGGPQGPRQVPNIAGVGNPGGGMQGAGMQGAGMQGAGMQGASKQGGGQPSSFSPGQSQVTPQDQEKAALIMQVLQLTADQIAMLPPEQRQSILILKEQIQKSTGAS; encoded by the exons ATGTCGAGTTTGGCGGTGAGAGACCCAGCCATGGATCGATCACTGCGTTCCGTGTTCGTGGGGAACATTCCGTATGAGGCGACGGAGGAGCAGCTAAAGGACATTTTCTCGGAGGTTGGTTCAGTTGTTAGTTTCCGTCTCGTATACGatagagagaccggaaagcccAAGGGTTATGGCTTCTGCGAGTACCAAGACCAGGAGACTGCGCTTAGTGCCATGCGGAACCTCAATGGGCGAGAATTTAGTGGGAGAGCGCTCCGGGTGGACAATGCTGCCAGTGAAAAGAACAAGGAGGAGTTAAAGAGCTTAGGCCCGGCAGCGCCCATCATTGACTCTCCCTACGGGGACCCTATtgatccagaagatgctccagagtCGATTACCAGAGCCGTCGCCAGCCTGCCCCCGGAGCAGATGTTTGAGCTGATGAAGCAAATGAAGTTGTGTGTTCAAAACAGTCACCAGGAAGCGCGAAACATGCTCCTCCAGAACCCACAGTTGGCGTACGCTCTGCTGCAGGCACAAGTGGTGATGAGAATCATGGATCCGGAGATTGCCCTGAAAATCTTGCATCGCAAGGTACATGTCACGCCACTGATCCCAGGCAAATCTCAGCCTGTCCCTGGGCCTGTTCCTGGCCCTGTTCCTGGTGGGCCTGGCCCCGGCCCTGCCCCTGGGCTCTGCCCCGGGCCTAACGTTTTGCTCAACCAACAGAatcctccagcccctcagcctcaGCATTTGCCCAGAAGACCTGTGAAGGACATTCCTCCTCTGATGCAGACGTCTATCCAGGGGGGACTTCCAGCTCCAGGGCCAATACCAGCTGCAGTTCCTGGACCTGGACCTGGTTCCTTAACTCCGGGAGGAGCAATGCAGCCACAAGTTGGCATGCCAGTGGTTGGTCCAGTGCCCTTAGAGCGAGGACAAATGCAGATGTCAGATCCTAGACCTCCAATACCTCGTGGACCCATGCCTTCTGGTGGCATACCTCCCCGAGGACTACTGGGAGATGCTCCGAATGACCCACGTGGAGGGACTTTGCTCTCTGTGACTGGAGAAGTAGAACCCAGAGGTTATATGGGCCCGCCTCATCAGGGTCCCCCCATGCACCACGGTCATGACAGCCGTGGCCCATCCTCGCATGATATGAGGGGAGGACCATTAGCACCAGATCCCAGAATGCTAATCGGTGAGCCCAGAGGTCCCATGATTGATCAAAGAGGTCTACCTATGgatggcagaggagggagagagtctCGAGGGATGGAGCCTCGGCCCATGGAACCTGACGTCTTGGAGCCACGAGGAATGGAGAGAAGAATGGAAGCCTGTGCGGTGGAAACCAGAGGGATGGATGCAAGAGGACTAGAGATGAGGGGCCCTGGCCCCAGCTCCAGAGCTCCAATGACTGGTGGAATCCAAGGCCCTGGCCCCATTACTATGGGGGCAGGTGGCCCTCAGGGACCTAGACAGGTTCCAAACATTGCAGGAGTGGGGAATCCTGGAGGTGGCATGCAGGGGGCAG GGATGCAGGGGGCAGGGATGCAGGGAGCTGGCATGCAAGGAGCAAGTAAgcaaggtggaggccagcctagcAGTTTTAGTCCTGGGCAGAGCCAGGTAACTCCACAGGATCAAGAAAAAGCAGCTTTGATCATGCAGGTTCTTCAGCTGACTGCAGACCAGATTGCCATGCTGCCTCCTGAGCAAAGGCAGAGCATCCTGATCTTAAAGGAACAGATACAGAAATCCACTGGTGCTTCTTGA